A window of the Cystobacter fuscus genome harbors these coding sequences:
- a CDS encoding DUF47 domain-containing protein, with the protein MLEKLMPKSDEFFDDFDAQCAVTVEGARMLHALLSDYRDVDARVKALKDVEHKGDEVTHAAFNRLHQQFITPFDRGQIHSLLSRIDDVLDLTNAAAARLQYYEIQSSLPDATELARLLVLCTEKVREVVAALRLIKQPDQILAGVKDIKKLESQADEALRAGLGRLFKSGVDPLTVIKWKEIYDLIEMATDKCQDVGNVIEGVVLEHS; encoded by the coding sequence ATGCTCGAGAAGCTGATGCCCAAGTCGGACGAGTTCTTCGACGACTTCGACGCGCAGTGCGCCGTCACCGTGGAGGGCGCGCGCATGCTGCACGCCCTGCTGAGCGACTACCGGGACGTGGATGCCCGGGTGAAGGCCCTCAAGGACGTGGAGCACAAGGGTGACGAGGTCACCCATGCCGCCTTCAACCGGCTGCACCAGCAGTTCATCACCCCGTTCGATCGCGGGCAGATCCACTCGCTGCTCTCGCGCATCGACGACGTGCTGGACCTGACGAACGCGGCGGCGGCCCGGCTGCAGTACTACGAGATCCAGTCGAGCCTGCCGGACGCCACGGAGCTCGCGCGGCTGCTCGTGCTGTGCACGGAGAAGGTGCGCGAGGTGGTGGCGGCGCTGCGGCTCATCAAGCAGCCGGATCAGATCCTCGCGGGCGTCAAGGACATCAAGAAGCTGGAGTCCCAGGCGGACGAGGCGCTGCGCGCGGGCCTGGGGCGGCTGTTCAAGAGCGGCGTGGATCCCCTCACGGTCATCAAGTGGAAGGAGATCTACGATCTCATCGAGATGGCCACGGACAAGTGCCAGGACGTGGGCAATGTCATCGAGGGCGTGGTCCTGGAGCACTCCTGA
- a CDS encoding MXAN_6521/LA_1396 family lipoprotein, producing MNRLVLVLGLALLAGCATVKSSRVRPDYETTDKTRVKRLAVVVQPLPDDRQQLGDLWSLIARRHVNQNRLFLVKANFARSGAPEDTSFKELCVEGIEGVLWLAPESVKLVGKGVEAGVKAQLVRCSDGGETWAAEAAGSWNSEDKRYAALTEQYAGELGPEAGPYVAPSFRLLSATLDTLPNPLLNDEDTNEKIELGE from the coding sequence ATGAATCGACTCGTGCTGGTGCTGGGACTCGCGCTGCTCGCTGGCTGCGCCACCGTGAAGAGCAGCCGCGTCCGCCCGGACTACGAGACCACGGACAAGACGCGCGTGAAGCGGCTCGCCGTGGTCGTCCAGCCCCTGCCGGACGACCGGCAGCAGCTCGGCGATTTGTGGAGCCTCATCGCCCGCCGCCACGTCAACCAGAACCGGCTCTTCCTCGTGAAGGCCAACTTCGCCCGCTCGGGCGCCCCCGAGGACACCTCCTTCAAGGAGCTGTGCGTCGAGGGCATCGAGGGCGTGCTCTGGCTGGCGCCCGAGAGCGTGAAGCTCGTGGGCAAGGGCGTGGAGGCCGGGGTGAAGGCGCAGTTGGTGCGCTGCTCGGATGGGGGGGAGACCTGGGCCGCCGAGGCCGCCGGGAGCTGGAACTCCGAGGACAAGCGCTACGCGGCCCTCACCGAGCAGTACGCGGGCGAGCTGGGCCCCGAGGCCGGCCCCTATGTCGCGCCCTCCTTCCGCCTGCTCAGCGCCACGCTCGACACCCTGCCCAATCCCCTCCTGAACGATGAGGACACGAACGAGAAGATCGAACTCGGGGAGTAG
- a CDS encoding pyridoxal phosphate-dependent decarboxylase family protein: MELPELGNRFLKHVPPRWISVAERYLQRVPMVRERLAKETDAMLAEMEGGLKPYRGQVATHTRLPEQGRPREEVLREMEQMNAREQDRWKEGYVSGAVYHGDSEHIDFLNRVYALNSQSNPLHVDLWPSATKFEAEVVAMTAHLLGAEAANAGRAPDEHICGSLSSGGTESIMLATKTYRDYARAERGIEHPEMVAPASAHPAFDKAAHYFGVKMIRVPVAADYRADVQATRKVLSRNTVMVIGSAPSFPHGVIDPIEELSELARERGIGFHTDACLGGFVLPWARELGYPVPDFDFRLPGVTSISADTHKFGYAAKGTSVVLYRGTALRSHQYFTSTEWSGGIYFSPTFSGSRPGALIAAAWASLVSTGDAGYREATRRILETADVIKRGIRAIPGLHVLGEPLFVIAFGSDSLNIYQVMERLSEKGWNLNGLHKPPAVHLCVTQRHTQPGVAERFLADLRAAVEEVRANPNEKGTMAPVYGMAGTVPFRGLVSDLLKKYMDLIYKV; encoded by the coding sequence ATGGAACTGCCCGAGCTTGGAAACCGCTTCCTGAAGCACGTCCCGCCCCGATGGATCTCCGTGGCGGAGCGCTACCTGCAACGTGTCCCCATGGTCCGCGAGCGGCTCGCGAAGGAGACCGACGCGATGCTGGCCGAGATGGAAGGGGGCCTGAAGCCCTACCGCGGCCAGGTGGCCACCCACACCCGGCTTCCCGAGCAGGGCCGCCCCCGCGAGGAGGTGCTGCGCGAGATGGAGCAGATGAACGCCCGGGAGCAGGACCGCTGGAAGGAGGGCTACGTGTCGGGAGCCGTCTACCACGGCGACTCCGAGCACATCGACTTCCTCAACCGCGTGTATGCCCTCAACTCGCAGAGCAACCCGCTGCACGTGGACCTGTGGCCCAGCGCCACCAAGTTCGAGGCCGAGGTGGTGGCCATGACGGCCCACCTGCTCGGCGCCGAAGCGGCCAACGCGGGCAGGGCTCCGGACGAGCACATCTGTGGCTCGCTCTCCTCCGGTGGCACGGAGAGCATCATGCTCGCCACGAAGACGTACCGGGATTACGCGCGCGCCGAGCGGGGCATCGAGCACCCGGAGATGGTGGCGCCCGCGAGCGCGCACCCCGCCTTCGACAAGGCGGCGCACTACTTCGGCGTGAAGATGATCCGCGTGCCCGTGGCCGCGGACTATCGCGCCGACGTGCAGGCCACGCGCAAGGTGCTCTCCCGCAACACCGTCATGGTCATCGGCTCGGCGCCCTCGTTCCCGCACGGAGTCATCGATCCCATCGAGGAGCTGTCGGAGCTGGCGCGCGAGCGGGGCATCGGCTTCCACACCGACGCGTGTCTGGGCGGCTTCGTGCTGCCGTGGGCGCGCGAGCTGGGCTACCCCGTGCCCGACTTCGACTTCCGCCTGCCGGGGGTGACCTCCATCTCCGCGGACACGCACAAGTTCGGCTACGCGGCCAAGGGCACGTCCGTGGTGCTCTACCGGGGCACCGCGCTGCGCTCGCACCAGTACTTCACCTCCACCGAGTGGTCCGGCGGCATCTACTTCTCGCCCACCTTCTCCGGCAGCCGTCCGGGGGCGCTCATCGCGGCGGCCTGGGCCTCGCTCGTGTCCACGGGCGACGCGGGCTACCGCGAGGCCACCCGGCGCATCCTGGAGACGGCGGACGTCATCAAGCGCGGCATCCGCGCCATCCCCGGCCTGCACGTGCTCGGCGAGCCGCTCTTCGTCATCGCCTTCGGCTCGGACAGCCTGAACATCTATCAAGTGATGGAGCGGCTGAGCGAGAAGGGCTGGAACCTCAACGGCCTGCACAAGCCACCCGCGGTACACCTGTGTGTGACCCAGCGCCACACCCAGCCCGGCGTGGCCGAGCGCTTCCTCGCGGACCTGCGCGCCGCCGTGGAGGAGGTGCGCGCGAATCCGAACGAGAAGGGAACCATGGCGCCCGTGTACGGCATGGCGGGCACCGTGCCCTTCCGGGGGCTCGTGAGCGACCTGCTCAAGAAATACATGGATCTCATCTACAAGGTCTGA
- a CDS encoding MgtC/SapB family protein, which yields MGLDDTTIVLRLLLAFGLGATLGLERELRGHQAGLRTHILVCLGSCLFTLSSLFVALPLVSDTTHEARADISRIASQIVVGIGFLGGGAIIRHETQIKGLTTAANLWLTASVGLACGLGFTLAASTTVALALITLVGLRFVERHIIHLRRKYRLPAEDEPPNDKRP from the coding sequence GTGGGACTGGACGACACCACGATCGTCCTGCGGCTGCTGCTCGCCTTCGGACTGGGCGCCACGCTCGGTCTGGAGCGCGAGCTGCGCGGGCACCAGGCCGGACTGCGCACCCACATCCTGGTGTGCCTGGGCTCCTGTCTGTTCACCCTGAGCAGCCTCTTCGTGGCCCTGCCGCTCGTGAGCGACACCACCCACGAGGCGCGCGCCGACATCAGCCGCATCGCCAGTCAGATCGTCGTGGGCATCGGCTTCCTCGGCGGCGGAGCCATCATCCGCCACGAGACGCAGATCAAGGGCCTCACCACCGCGGCCAACCTGTGGCTGACCGCCTCCGTGGGGCTCGCCTGTGGGCTGGGCTTCACCCTGGCCGCCAGCACCACCGTGGCGCTCGCGCTCATCACGCTCGTGGGCCTGCGCTTCGTCGAGCGCCACATCATCCACCTGCGCAGGAAGTACCGCCTCCCGGCCGAGGACGAACCCCCCAACGACAAGCGCCCGTGA
- a CDS encoding inorganic phosphate transporter, translated as MLLTAVVLIVAVALVFDFINGFHDAANSIATVVGTRVLSPNLAVAWAAFFNFVAAFGGGVKVANTMGKGIINFDMLRAEGSEAVLLVIFSSLMGAIAWNLLTWWWGLPSSSSHALAGGMIGATLPVLGYQGLVGAGIAKIAGFIVLSPLIGMVLGTLMMLASTWTVHKQTPLKVDTWFRRLQLVSSAIFSFSHGTNDAQKVMGIIAVVLFGTIWKDRPFHIDWWMIISCHAAIAMGTFFGGWRIVKTMGHSLTKLAPIGGFAAETGGGVTIIALAKLGIPVSTTHTITGAIVGVGSTRGWRAVKWGVAGRIIWAWVFTIPASALMAVIVYAVSKGVLLVVR; from the coding sequence ATGTTGCTCACCGCCGTCGTCCTCATTGTCGCGGTCGCGCTCGTCTTCGACTTCATCAACGGCTTTCACGACGCGGCCAACTCCATCGCCACCGTGGTGGGCACCCGGGTGCTCTCGCCCAACCTGGCCGTGGCCTGGGCGGCCTTCTTCAACTTCGTCGCCGCGTTCGGCGGAGGGGTGAAGGTGGCCAACACCATGGGCAAGGGCATCATCAACTTCGACATGCTGCGCGCCGAGGGCTCCGAGGCCGTGCTGCTCGTCATCTTCTCCTCGCTCATGGGCGCCATCGCCTGGAACCTGCTGACGTGGTGGTGGGGACTGCCGTCGTCCTCGTCGCATGCGCTCGCGGGCGGGATGATCGGCGCGACGCTGCCGGTGCTCGGCTACCAGGGGCTGGTGGGCGCGGGCATCGCGAAGATCGCCGGCTTCATCGTGCTCTCGCCGCTCATCGGCATGGTGCTCGGCACGCTGATGATGCTGGCGAGCACGTGGACGGTGCACAAGCAGACGCCGCTCAAGGTGGACACGTGGTTCCGGCGGCTGCAGCTCGTGTCGTCGGCCATCTTCTCCTTCAGCCACGGCACCAACGACGCGCAGAAGGTGATGGGCATCATCGCCGTGGTGCTCTTCGGCACCATCTGGAAGGACCGGCCCTTCCACATCGACTGGTGGATGATCATCTCGTGCCACGCGGCGATCGCCATGGGTACGTTCTTCGGCGGCTGGCGCATCGTGAAGACGATGGGCCACAGCCTCACCAAGCTCGCGCCCATCGGAGGCTTCGCGGCGGAGACGGGCGGCGGCGTCACCATCATCGCCCTGGCCAAGCTCGGCATCCCGGTGTCCACCACCCACACCATCACCGGTGCCATCGTGGGCGTGGGCTCCACCCGGGGCTGGCGCGCGGTGAAGTGGGGCGTGGCCGGCCGCATCATCTGGGCGTGGGTGTTCACCATTCCCGCCTCGGCGCTCATGGCCGTCATCGTCTACGCGGTGTCCAAGGGCGTGCTGCTCGTGGTGCGCTGA